A window of the Arenibacter algicola genome harbors these coding sequences:
- a CDS encoding single-stranded DNA-binding protein, producing the protein MSGTLNKVMLIGHLGDEVKIHFFEGGNCIGRFPLATNETYTNKQTGERVTNTDWHNIVVRNKAAEICEKYLSKGDKIYVEGRLKNRQWQGEDGNTRYTTEVHVQDFTFLTTKKESMANAQASSQNQPQQGTTATTNKVNEPLGNNGPEEEDDLPF; encoded by the coding sequence ATGAGCGGAACACTAAATAAGGTAATGCTGATTGGGCATTTGGGAGATGAGGTTAAAATTCACTTTTTTGAAGGTGGAAACTGTATTGGGAGATTTCCATTGGCTACCAATGAGACCTATACCAATAAGCAGACAGGGGAAAGGGTAACCAATACTGATTGGCATAACATAGTGGTTCGGAACAAGGCAGCTGAAATATGTGAAAAATACCTAAGTAAAGGGGACAAGATTTACGTGGAAGGCCGACTTAAAAACCGTCAATGGCAAGGGGAAGATGGGAATACCAGGTATACTACCGAGGTTCATGTTCAGGATTTTACCTTTTTGACCACCAAAAAGGAAAGTATGGCCAATGCCCAGGCAAGCAGCCAGAATCAACCACAGCAAGGTACAACTGCCACAACAAATAAGGTTAATGAGCCGTTAGGTAACAACGGACCTGAAGAGGAAGATGATTTACCATTCTAG
- the mutY gene encoding A/G-specific adenine glycosylase — translation MNFSRIILEWYEQNKRLLPWRRTKEPYRIWLSEIMLQQTRVAQGIPYYMKFVEAFPKVQDLAAASEEQVLKLWQGLGYYSRARNLHATAKIITEKYNGKFPDTYKELLQLKGIGDYTASAIASICFGRPEAVVDGNVYRVLARYYGIDLPINSSEGILYFKELAKGIMDAKNIRDYNQGIMEFGALQCAPRNPDCGSCPLQKSCVAFATNSIDNLPVKIKKNKVRNRYFNYLVLVDENKQTLLQQRKGNGIWQNLYEFPLLESEKYIDQGEVAGNLKELVSLQEPSEIYLYNESKIVHKLSHQHLHTRFWIITFESNLENGIQIAELHKYPVPVLIADFIKTFKI, via the coding sequence ATGAACTTTTCCAGAATTATTTTAGAGTGGTACGAGCAAAATAAAAGGCTTCTGCCTTGGCGTAGAACCAAGGAGCCTTACCGCATATGGCTGTCGGAAATTATGCTGCAACAGACCCGTGTAGCGCAAGGTATACCTTATTATATGAAGTTTGTGGAGGCTTTCCCCAAAGTGCAGGATTTGGCTGCGGCATCCGAAGAGCAGGTGCTTAAGTTGTGGCAAGGGTTGGGGTATTATTCAAGGGCAAGAAATTTACATGCCACTGCAAAAATAATTACAGAAAAATATAATGGAAAATTTCCAGATACCTATAAGGAGCTGTTGCAGTTGAAAGGTATTGGCGATTATACCGCCTCTGCAATAGCCTCAATTTGCTTTGGCCGTCCAGAAGCTGTAGTAGATGGAAATGTCTATAGGGTCTTGGCCAGATATTATGGTATAGACCTGCCCATAAACAGTTCGGAGGGTATTTTATACTTTAAAGAATTGGCAAAAGGCATTATGGATGCCAAAAATATAAGGGACTACAACCAGGGAATTATGGAATTCGGAGCCCTGCAATGTGCGCCAAGGAATCCGGACTGCGGTAGCTGTCCCCTGCAAAAATCATGTGTGGCCTTCGCTACCAATAGCATTGATAATCTACCGGTAAAAATAAAAAAGAATAAGGTGCGCAATCGGTATTTCAATTATTTGGTATTGGTAGACGAAAATAAACAGACTTTACTGCAACAGCGAAAGGGAAATGGTATTTGGCAAAACTTATATGAGTTTCCATTGCTGGAATCCGAAAAGTATATTGATCAGGGAGAAGTTGCGGGGAATTTGAAAGAATTGGTATCGTTGCAGGAACCCTCGGAAATATACCTTTACAATGAAAGTAAAATAGTTCATAAACTTTCGCACCAACATTTGCATACCCGGTTTTGGATCATCACCTTTGAATCCAATCTTGAAAATGGAATACAAATAGCTGAACTTCATAAATATCCTGTTCCAGTTTTAATTGCAGATTTTATAAAAACGTTTAAAATTTAG
- a CDS encoding HU family DNA-binding protein, giving the protein MTKAEIVTKISEKLGIEKGDVQATVESFMDEVKTSLESGDNVYLRGFGSFIIKTRAEKTGRNISKNTTIKIPAHNIPAFKPAKVFVEGVKSNVQVK; this is encoded by the coding sequence ATGACGAAAGCGGAAATTGTAACGAAAATCTCAGAAAAACTGGGAATTGAAAAAGGAGATGTGCAAGCAACTGTGGAATCTTTCATGGATGAGGTAAAAACATCTTTAGAAAGCGGAGACAACGTATACTTAAGAGGTTTCGGCAGTTTTATCATTAAAACAAGAGCTGAAAAAACAGGTAGGAACATATCCAAAAATACTACCATTAAAATCCCCGCACACAACATCCCTGCCTTTAAACCGGCAAAGGTTTTTGTAGAAGGTGTAAAAAGTAATGTACAAGTCAAATAA
- a CDS encoding Rne/Rng family ribonuclease produces MNRELIVRSSSNAVDFALLKDGKLTELHKEEDSNDFAVGDILIAKVRKPVTGLNAAFVNVGYEKDAFLHYHDLGPQLASMLKFIKKVSTGKLKDYSLSNFQFEEDIDKNGSINDVIKANQSLLVQIVKEPISTKGPRISSELSIAGRYLVMVPFSDRVSVSQKIESKEEKDRLKRLVRSIKPKGFGVIIRTVAEGKKVAELDKDLQNLLNKWSVMCNKIQRAPHPSKVLVELTRASSILRDVFNDSFTGIHVDDETLFEQVKDYVHEIAPEKESIVKLYNSTVPIFEKFGIERQIKTSFGRTASMSKGAYLIIEHTEALHVIDVNSGNRSNKAKNQEDTALEVNLLAASEIARQLRLRDMGGIIVVDFIDMGKGEHRRRLFDHLRDEMKDDRAKHKILPPSKFGLIQITRQRVRPEMNIKTSEENPNGSGQEVEAPIVLIDKINADLEKLLKGPAKDNGIILNIHPFIAAYLTKGFPSIRSKWFLEHKRWVKIQPRDAYTYLEYRFKNKDGKTIY; encoded by the coding sequence GTGAATAGAGAATTAATCGTAAGATCTAGTTCCAATGCCGTTGATTTTGCCTTGCTAAAGGATGGAAAACTCACTGAATTACACAAAGAAGAAGACAGTAACGACTTTGCCGTTGGCGATATTTTAATTGCCAAGGTGAGAAAGCCGGTAACTGGACTAAATGCAGCCTTCGTAAATGTAGGGTACGAGAAAGATGCCTTTCTACATTACCACGATTTAGGGCCGCAACTAGCTTCTATGTTGAAATTCATTAAAAAAGTTAGCACTGGGAAACTTAAGGACTATTCTTTAAGTAATTTTCAGTTTGAAGAAGATATTGACAAAAATGGTAGCATCAATGATGTTATTAAAGCCAATCAATCCTTACTCGTACAAATAGTAAAGGAACCCATTTCCACAAAAGGACCACGAATAAGCTCTGAACTTTCCATAGCTGGCCGATACTTGGTCATGGTCCCTTTTTCCGACCGCGTTTCCGTTTCACAAAAAATTGAGAGCAAAGAAGAAAAAGATAGGTTAAAAAGACTCGTAAGGAGTATTAAACCAAAAGGGTTTGGCGTTATTATCCGAACAGTAGCAGAAGGCAAAAAAGTAGCAGAACTAGACAAAGACTTGCAGAATTTACTGAACAAATGGTCAGTAATGTGCAATAAGATCCAAAGAGCACCGCATCCATCCAAGGTTTTGGTAGAGCTTACAAGGGCTTCCTCCATACTTAGGGATGTTTTTAACGATTCCTTTACAGGAATCCATGTTGATGACGAAACGCTTTTTGAGCAAGTAAAAGATTATGTGCATGAAATTGCACCAGAAAAAGAATCTATTGTAAAATTGTATAATTCTACTGTTCCCATATTTGAAAAATTTGGGATAGAAAGACAAATAAAAACTTCATTCGGCCGCACGGCCTCCATGAGCAAAGGTGCCTATTTAATTATTGAACATACGGAAGCGCTACACGTTATAGACGTTAACAGCGGTAACCGTTCCAATAAGGCCAAAAATCAGGAAGACACAGCCCTAGAAGTAAATTTATTGGCCGCCTCCGAAATCGCAAGGCAATTACGTCTGCGGGATATGGGAGGAATCATCGTGGTAGACTTTATCGACATGGGTAAGGGCGAACACAGAAGACGCCTTTTTGATCATCTTAGGGATGAGATGAAGGACGACAGGGCCAAACACAAAATACTACCCCCAAGTAAGTTTGGACTTATACAAATTACAAGACAACGGGTCAGACCCGAAATGAACATTAAAACAAGTGAGGAAAATCCAAATGGCTCCGGCCAGGAGGTAGAGGCCCCAATTGTTTTGATAGACAAGATAAATGCAGATCTGGAAAAACTCTTAAAAGGTCCGGCAAAGGATAATGGAATTATCTTAAACATACATCCATTTATTGCCGCCTATTTAACCAAAGGGTTTCCATCCATACGTTCCAAATGGTTTTTGGAACACAAAAGATGGGTTAAAATTCAACCCAGGGATGCCTATACGTATCTTGAATATCGTTTTAAGAATAAAGACGGTAAAACTATATACTAA
- a CDS encoding 3-keto-disaccharide hydrolase — translation MNRFKMYVVAFGLILASTTLSFAQQINPIEGRWDMVISPEGEELPSWLEIRHSGSRTLVGRFVYAMGSARPISEVKMKDGKFSFAIPPQWEDGNTYMEFEGSMNGDVLKGTMLYTNGQTYNWVATRAPQLEYTKNPKWGKPIKLFNGKDLSGWQAMGENQWIAESGVLKSPKSGSNLVSDQKFNDFKLHLEFKYPQGSNSGVYLRGRYEVQIMDSKGAEPSDVEYSGVYGFLTPSEVAAKGPGEWQEYDITLIGRRVTVVANGTTVISDQIIPGITGGALDSKEGEPGPLYFQGDHGPIEFRNIIVTPRVD, via the coding sequence ATGAATAGATTTAAGATGTACGTGGTAGCGTTTGGCCTTATACTGGCTTCTACTACTTTGTCCTTTGCCCAACAAATAAATCCAATAGAGGGGCGTTGGGATATGGTTATTTCCCCAGAGGGGGAAGAACTTCCTTCTTGGCTGGAAATCCGCCACTCAGGTTCAAGAACTTTGGTAGGCCGTTTTGTTTATGCCATGGGTAGTGCCAGACCAATTTCCGAGGTAAAAATGAAGGACGGAAAATTTAGTTTTGCCATTCCTCCCCAATGGGAAGATGGCAATACCTATATGGAGTTTGAAGGAAGTATGAACGGGGATGTCTTAAAAGGTACTATGTTGTATACCAACGGCCAAACATATAATTGGGTGGCTACGCGTGCCCCTCAATTGGAGTATACCAAGAACCCAAAGTGGGGCAAGCCCATTAAATTGTTTAACGGAAAGGATTTAAGTGGATGGCAGGCTATGGGAGAAAACCAGTGGATCGCGGAATCAGGGGTGTTAAAAAGCCCTAAATCGGGTTCCAATTTGGTTTCCGATCAAAAGTTCAACGATTTTAAATTGCATTTGGAGTTTAAATATCCCCAAGGAAGTAATAGTGGGGTTTATCTACGTGGGCGCTACGAGGTGCAGATTATGGATAGCAAAGGGGCTGAGCCCTCGGATGTGGAATACAGTGGCGTATACGGCTTTCTTACGCCTAGTGAGGTTGCGGCCAAGGGACCTGGAGAATGGCAGGAATACGATATTACCTTGATCGGTAGAAGGGTGACTGTGGTGGCCAACGGAACCACGGTGATCAGTGATCAAATTATCCCTGGAATTACCGGAGGAGCACTGGACAGCAAGGAAGGTGAGCCAGGACCATTGTACTTTCAAGGCGATCACGGTCCTATAGAATTTAGGAATATAATTGTTACTCCAAGGGTAGATTGA
- a CDS encoding regulatory protein RecX produces MISPKNSFSVDEATRKLEGYCAYQDRCHKEVISKLREMNMIPQAIDLIVGHLIQENFLNEERFARSFARGKFKIKKWGKNRIVNELKQRDISKYNITMALKEIESKEYLNTFNVLAKKRLSEIREKDLQKRRKKLADYLLYRGWESGMVYEKVYELVPNN; encoded by the coding sequence ATGATTTCACCAAAAAATTCCTTTTCCGTAGACGAAGCCACCAGAAAATTGGAAGGGTATTGCGCCTATCAGGACCGTTGCCATAAAGAGGTAATTTCCAAACTAAGGGAAATGAATATGATTCCCCAGGCCATAGACCTAATTGTGGGACACTTGATTCAAGAGAATTTTTTAAATGAGGAACGTTTTGCCCGTAGTTTCGCCAGGGGGAAATTCAAAATAAAAAAATGGGGTAAAAACAGAATTGTAAACGAGTTGAAGCAAAGGGATATTTCCAAATATAATATTACCATGGCCCTGAAGGAAATAGAGTCCAAAGAATACTTAAATACCTTTAATGTATTGGCCAAAAAACGTTTGTCGGAAATAAGGGAGAAGGACCTACAAAAAAGGCGAAAAAAACTTGCCGATTATCTTTTGTACCGTGGATGGGAAAGTGGAATGGTCTATGAAAAAGTTTATGAATTGGTTCCCAATAACTAA
- a CDS encoding DUF6646 family protein, translating into MRKLLFALVFVLAVLSVNAQAFEGKEDMKFQIGANFQDNGTGIVVAYDYGLGENFSLGLSSSYVLGVEELINADFGDRIDLKARFNANLGSVFQLGDNVDIYPGLDLGLKNFGGHLGIRYFFSDGFGVFTEIGAPLAKYKTETLTPAEELHNQFVFSLGASFNLN; encoded by the coding sequence ATGAGAAAATTATTGTTTGCATTGGTATTTGTTTTGGCAGTGTTATCTGTTAATGCACAGGCTTTTGAGGGTAAAGAAGATATGAAATTTCAGATAGGGGCCAATTTTCAGGACAATGGTACCGGAATTGTAGTTGCCTATGATTATGGTTTGGGAGAAAACTTCTCACTGGGTCTGTCGTCCTCTTATGTTTTGGGGGTGGAAGAATTGATCAATGCCGATTTTGGGGACAGAATAGACCTTAAAGCAAGGTTCAATGCCAATTTGGGCAGTGTTTTTCAGTTAGGGGACAACGTTGATATATACCCTGGATTGGACCTAGGGCTTAAGAATTTTGGTGGTCATTTGGGTATCCGCTACTTTTTTAGCGATGGTTTTGGAGTATTTACCGAAATAGGCGCACCACTTGCAAAATATAAAACCGAAACTTTAACCCCTGCCGAAGAACTGCACAATCAGTTTGTATTCAGTTTGGGAGCTTCCTTTAATCTTAATTAA
- a CDS encoding cupin-like domain-containing protein has translation MNLKEIPRVANITKEEFLNNYFRPQRPVVIEKCIEEWPAYSKWSFEYMRQVAGNKVVPLYDDRPVHHKDGFNEPHATMKMSDYLDLLQKEPTKYRIFLWNILKEVPELQKDYTFPDFGLNLMKGLPMLFFGGTNSHTFMHYDIDLANIFHFHFAGRKEIILFPQSENKYLYKVPHSLITHESIDFSNPDYDMWPALQNATGYKTNLVHGEVLYMPEGYWHYMKYISPGFSMSLRAIPRNPANLGRAFYNVLVMRYYDNMMRKIKGQEWIDWKNKQAIERTNKQLS, from the coding sequence TTGAACTTAAAGGAGATTCCAAGGGTAGCGAATATTACCAAAGAAGAGTTTCTCAACAACTATTTTAGGCCACAGAGACCGGTGGTTATAGAAAAGTGTATTGAGGAATGGCCAGCCTATTCCAAATGGAGTTTTGAATATATGCGACAGGTGGCCGGAAACAAGGTAGTTCCGCTGTATGATGATCGACCTGTACATCATAAGGACGGATTTAACGAGCCCCACGCCACCATGAAAATGTCCGATTATTTGGATCTTTTGCAAAAGGAGCCTACAAAATACCGAATTTTTTTATGGAATATTCTTAAGGAGGTTCCTGAGCTTCAAAAGGACTATACATTTCCAGATTTTGGCCTTAACTTAATGAAAGGTCTGCCCATGCTTTTTTTTGGAGGGACCAATTCCCATACCTTTATGCACTACGACATTGATCTGGCCAACATTTTTCATTTTCATTTCGCGGGGAGGAAAGAAATTATTCTATTCCCCCAGTCGGAAAACAAGTACTTGTATAAAGTACCACATTCGTTGATTACCCATGAGAGTATAGATTTTTCCAATCCGGATTATGACATGTGGCCGGCATTACAAAATGCCACGGGATACAAAACTAATTTGGTACATGGGGAGGTCTTGTATATGCCGGAAGGGTATTGGCATTATATGAAATACATTAGCCCGGGATTTTCTATGAGTTTAAGGGCTATACCCAGAAATCCGGCGAATTTGGGACGGGCCTTCTACAATGTATTGGTTATGCGCTACTACGATAATATGATGCGAAAAATAAAAGGGCAGGAGTGGATAGATTGGAAGAACAAACAGGCCATAGAAAGGACAAATAAACAGTTGTCCTAG
- the bioB gene encoding biotin synthase BioB, giving the protein MSEVRHNWTKQEILDIYNKPFMELLYEAATVHRKNHDPNTVQVSTLLSIKTGGCPEDCGYCPQAARYHTKVEGNDLMSVSQVKAQALRAKTAGSSRVCMGAAWRNVKDGPEFDQVLEMVRTINKLDMEVCCTLGMITENQAHRLAEAGLYAYNHNLDTSEDYYKDVISTRAFKDRLDTIDNVRKSNVTVCSGGIIGMGEALEDRAGMLVALSTLDPQPESVPINALVAVEGTPMADLPPIPIWDMVRMVATTRIVMPETQVRLSAGRTQMSREGQAMCFFAGANSIFAGDKLLTTPNPDVNEDMAMFKLLGLNPQKAFTKVSQPKTVEAQDSQYQAKGEKPKWTRPGHTIDRNEAAKKKANLTE; this is encoded by the coding sequence ATGAGCGAAGTAAGACATAACTGGACCAAACAGGAAATACTGGATATTTACAATAAACCGTTTATGGAGCTCCTTTACGAGGCGGCCACTGTACACAGGAAAAACCATGATCCCAATACGGTGCAGGTGTCTACCTTGTTGTCTATTAAAACAGGCGGTTGCCCCGAAGATTGTGGATATTGTCCACAGGCAGCACGTTACCATACCAAGGTAGAGGGCAACGACCTAATGTCCGTTTCCCAGGTAAAGGCCCAAGCGTTACGTGCCAAAACGGCTGGAAGCTCCAGAGTGTGCATGGGGGCTGCATGGAGAAATGTTAAGGACGGACCGGAGTTTGATCAAGTATTGGAGATGGTACGTACCATTAACAAACTGGATATGGAGGTTTGCTGTACCTTGGGAATGATTACCGAGAACCAAGCGCATCGTTTGGCAGAAGCCGGACTTTATGCTTACAACCATAATTTGGATACTTCAGAGGATTATTATAAAGATGTAATTTCTACCCGTGCTTTTAAAGACCGTTTGGATACCATAGACAATGTACGTAAAAGTAATGTTACGGTTTGCAGCGGTGGTATTATTGGTATGGGCGAGGCTTTGGAAGATAGGGCCGGTATGTTGGTGGCGCTATCCACCTTGGATCCGCAACCCGAATCTGTGCCTATAAATGCACTAGTGGCCGTAGAGGGTACCCCTATGGCCGATTTGCCTCCTATTCCAATATGGGATATGGTACGTATGGTGGCCACTACCCGTATTGTAATGCCCGAAACCCAGGTACGTTTGTCAGCCGGGCGTACACAAATGAGTAGGGAAGGGCAGGCCATGTGTTTCTTTGCAGGCGCCAACTCTATTTTTGCTGGGGACAAATTGTTAACTACCCCCAATCCAGACGTAAATGAGGATATGGCTATGTTTAAACTTTTGGGGCTAAACCCACAAAAGGCTTTTACTAAGGTTTCCCAACCTAAAACTGTTGAAGCCCAGGATTCCCAATACCAGGCCAAGGGCGAAAAGCCAAAATGGACCAGGCCGGGACATACCATAGATAGGAACGAAGCCGCTAAAAAGAAGGCCAATCTAACGGAGTAA
- a CDS encoding beta-ketoacyl synthase N-terminal-like domain-containing protein has translation MQHEPIYITALSSISPLGTSLKEVWENYKRPDHFLGEKIYENITAWGASLTEDTQHRILTLANSDTKYKNLDPTVLYAIYAARETISQAGWEEGDFGVNIGSSRGATALFEKYHKEFIQKGEASTLSSPTTTLGNISSWVAHDLQTQGPEISHSITCSTALHSLLNGVAWLKSGMANKFLVGGSEAPLTPFTIAQMKALKIYSRFERNDPEGYPCRAFDLDKKQNSMVLGEAASMACLEKGNLDNALARIEGLGYATEILEHNISISSDAVCFQRSMAMALGKTAPNEVDAVVMHAPGTIKGDLSEVAAIKKIFGKDMPALTTNKWKVGHSFGASGMLSLELAVLMLLHQEFIGVPYVKYDAMPKHIKKVMVNAVGFGGNAVSVLVGIP, from the coding sequence ATGCAACACGAGCCTATTTATATCACGGCATTGTCCTCTATCTCTCCTTTGGGAACATCCCTAAAGGAGGTATGGGAAAACTATAAACGTCCGGACCATTTTTTAGGGGAGAAAATCTATGAAAATATAACCGCTTGGGGAGCTTCCTTGACGGAGGATACGCAGCATAGGATATTGACTTTGGCCAACTCGGATACCAAGTATAAGAATTTGGACCCAACCGTGTTATACGCTATTTATGCAGCTAGGGAAACCATTTCGCAAGCGGGATGGGAGGAAGGCGATTTTGGGGTAAACATTGGTTCATCCAGAGGGGCAACTGCCCTTTTTGAAAAGTATCACAAAGAATTTATTCAAAAGGGCGAAGCCTCTACCTTGTCTTCCCCTACCACCACTTTGGGAAATATTTCCTCTTGGGTGGCGCATGATCTGCAGACCCAAGGTCCGGAAATTTCCCATTCTATTACCTGTTCCACGGCCTTACATTCCCTTTTGAACGGGGTGGCATGGCTAAAAAGCGGCATGGCCAATAAATTTTTGGTAGGGGGTAGCGAGGCACCTTTGACACCCTTTACCATTGCACAAATGAAAGCACTTAAGATATATTCCAGGTTTGAACGGAACGATCCGGAAGGTTATCCCTGTCGCGCTTTTGACCTGGACAAAAAACAGAACAGTATGGTTCTGGGAGAGGCGGCCTCTATGGCCTGTTTGGAGAAAGGTAATTTGGATAATGCCCTTGCCCGCATTGAAGGTTTGGGATATGCTACCGAAATATTGGAGCATAATATTTCCATTTCCTCTGATGCCGTATGTTTTCAAAGGTCTATGGCAATGGCATTGGGAAAGACCGCTCCCAATGAGGTGGATGCGGTGGTAATGCATGCCCCTGGAACCATTAAAGGGGATTTGTCCGAAGTAGCGGCTATCAAAAAAATATTTGGAAAGGACATGCCTGCCCTGACCACCAATAAGTGGAAAGTAGGGCATTCATTTGGTGCCTCTGGGATGTTGAGTTTGGAATTGGCGGTGTTGATGTTGCTACACCAAGAGTTTATAGGAGTGCCATATGTGAAGTACGATGCTATGCCGAAACATATTAAGAAAGTAATGGTCAATGCAGTGGGCTTTGGGGGAAATGCGGTGAGTGTTCTTGTAGGTATTCCTTAA
- the bioA gene encoding adenosylmethionine--8-amino-7-oxononanoate transaminase codes for MKSLSERDQKHLWHPLTQHKLHPKMLGIVKAKGAVLFDEHGKEYIDAISSWYTSVYGHCNDAIIAKVYAQMQQLDQVVFSGFTHEPAIALSEALISLLPENQEKLFFSDNGSTATEIGIKMALQYHHNLGKKRAVLMAFEDGFHGDTFGAMSVSGLSVYNGPFEDYFIEVKRIPVPTDANLEGLLHELENTMDLDAVAGFIYEPLVQGAAAMKMHKAEHLEKILKVIKSHGVLAIADEVMTGFGKTGRHFASDYMTEKPDIICMSKALTAGMLPMAVTSCTQNVYDAFYSDDIAKGLFHGHTYTANPLACAAALAGIELLKSEEIQKNIGQIIQWHQEFDAQIKDHPKVAATRQTGIIYALDLNIVMERYGNVRDKLFKHFMDAGVFLRPLGNTIYISAPYIITKDQMQRIYDSIRDVLEKF; via the coding sequence TTGAAAAGTCTTTCGGAAAGGGATCAAAAACACCTTTGGCACCCACTTACCCAACATAAACTGCATCCCAAAATGCTTGGCATTGTCAAGGCAAAAGGGGCGGTTTTATTTGATGAGCACGGCAAGGAATACATAGATGCCATATCTTCTTGGTATACCAGCGTCTATGGTCATTGCAATGATGCCATTATTGCTAAGGTGTATGCGCAAATGCAGCAATTGGATCAGGTGGTCTTTAGCGGATTTACCCATGAACCGGCCATAGCACTTTCTGAAGCCCTGATTTCACTGCTGCCGGAAAACCAGGAGAAATTGTTTTTTTCCGATAACGGTTCCACTGCAACGGAGATAGGGATAAAGATGGCCTTACAGTACCATCATAATTTGGGAAAAAAGCGGGCTGTTCTGATGGCTTTTGAAGATGGTTTCCATGGGGATACCTTTGGCGCCATGTCCGTTTCCGGCCTATCGGTATATAATGGTCCCTTTGAGGATTATTTTATTGAGGTAAAAAGGATTCCAGTTCCTACGGATGCCAATTTGGAGGGCCTTTTGCATGAATTGGAAAATACCATGGATCTTGATGCAGTGGCCGGATTTATATATGAGCCATTGGTTCAGGGAGCTGCAGCCATGAAAATGCACAAAGCGGAGCATTTGGAAAAAATTTTAAAAGTGATAAAATCGCATGGGGTTTTGGCTATTGCCGATGAGGTAATGACAGGCTTCGGGAAGACCGGAAGGCATTTTGCTTCGGATTATATGACGGAAAAGCCCGATATAATCTGTATGTCCAAGGCTTTGACGGCGGGAATGCTGCCTATGGCCGTAACAAGTTGTACCCAGAATGTTTACGATGCTTTTTATAGCGATGACATTGCCAAGGGACTCTTTCATGGGCATACCTATACCGCAAATCCCTTGGCATGTGCCGCGGCCTTGGCGGGTATTGAACTGCTTAAGTCTGAAGAGATTCAGAAAAATATAGGTCAAATAATACAATGGCACCAAGAGTTTGATGCCCAAATAAAAGATCATCCCAAGGTAGCTGCCACCAGACAGACCGGAATAATATACGCCTTGGATCTTAATATTGTTATGGAGCGTTATGGAAATGTTAGGGATAAACTGTTTAAGCATTTTATGGATGCCGGGGTATTTTTGCGCCCTTTGGGCAATACCATCTATATTTCGGCACCTTACATTATTACCAAAGATCAAATGCAAAGAATATACGACAGTATAAGGGATGTACTTGAAAAATTTTAA
- the bioD gene encoding dethiobiotin synthase: MKQFFVTGISTDVGKTITSAVLVEALEADYWKPVQTGDDSDSETISNLISNTKTVLHKSSYSLKAPMSPHAAAALEGVYIDHNKIQEPKTENHMVIEGAGGVLVPLNDSDTLLDIIMPTYHVVVVVKHYLGSINHSLLTIKWLLLKGYDVAILFNGEPNKASEDIITKITGVPVLGRIGQEATLTKEVVKKYAEQLRPALMAW, encoded by the coding sequence ATGAAACAATTTTTTGTAACAGGAATATCAACAGATGTAGGAAAGACAATTACCTCGGCAGTCTTGGTCGAGGCCTTGGAAGCAGATTACTGGAAACCCGTTCAAACTGGGGACGATTCCGATAGTGAAACCATTTCCAACCTAATCTCCAATACCAAAACGGTATTGCATAAGAGTAGCTACTCGTTAAAGGCGCCAATGAGTCCACATGCTGCCGCTGCCTTGGAAGGGGTTTATATAGATCACAATAAAATACAGGAGCCCAAAACGGAGAACCATATGGTGATCGAAGGGGCGGGTGGCGTTTTGGTGCCGCTGAACGATTCCGATACCTTATTGGATATTATTATGCCTACCTATCATGTAGTTGTTGTGGTGAAGCATTATTTGGGCAGTATCAATCATTCTCTGTTGACTATTAAATGGCTGTTGCTGAAGGGCTATGATGTTGCCATACTATTTAATGGGGAGCCTAATAAGGCGTCTGAAGATATTATTACTAAAATTACAGGAGTGCCTGTCCTGGGCAGAATTGGTCAAGAAGCTACCTTAACAAAGGAAGTGGTCAAAAAATACGCAGAACAATTAAGGCCCGCTCTTATGGCCTGGTAA